The genomic interval ACCGAACGGGTGAGTTTTATGGCCGCCTGGTATCAGCATCAACGGGTGGCTCCGCTCACCTATGAGGGGTACTGTAACCGCGCAGTCTTCGAAACCTGGCTAGAAGAACAGCTCTTGCCGGCACTGCCCTACGGGAGTGTCATCATTTGTGACAATGCCTCATTTCACAAAGGCGGGCGCATTGAAGCGTTGATTCAACAGGCGGGCTGTCATCTCTTGTATCTCCCGCCTTACTCCCCAGATTTGAATCCGATTGAGCATCAATGGTTTGTTCTGAAG from Leptolyngbya sp. SIO1E4 carries:
- a CDS encoding transposase translates to MAAWYQHQRVAPLTYEGYCNRAVFETWLEEQLLPALPYGSVIICDNASFHKGGRIEALIQQAGCHLLYLPPYSPDLNPIEHQWFVLKNRMRKQIQSGQPFRQVVDQAFIT